Proteins co-encoded in one Prunus persica cultivar Lovell chromosome G6, Prunus_persica_NCBIv2, whole genome shotgun sequence genomic window:
- the LOC18773626 gene encoding aspartic proteinase-like protein 2 yields the protein MGFPFGILIAGAILMSAAVVLCSFPAALSLERAFPNSLRVELSQLRARDRARHGRMLQSSNGIVNLPVRGTFDPFRVGLYYTKLQLGSPPRDYYVQIDTGSDVLWVSCGSCNGCPETSGLQIELNLFDPQSSSTSQFISCSDRRCSLGIQSSDSGCSTQSNQCSYTFQYGDGSGTSGYYVSDLLHLETILEGSVTQNASASIVFGCSTLQTGDLTKSDRAVDGIFGFGQQGMSVISQLASQGVAPNVFSHCLRGDDGGGGILVIGEIVEPNIVYSPLVPSQPHYNLNLQSISVNGQILQIDPSVFATSSNRGTIVDSGTTLAYLASEAYDPFISAVTASVSQSVHPVVSNGNQCYLITSSVSDIFPQVSLNFAGGTAMILRPQDYLIQQGSISGAARWCIGLQKLQGSGITILGDLVLKDKIIVYDLGGQRIGWANYDCSMSVNVSATSRTGKSEYVNAGQISDSSSLHLDPYDLIPASIVAFLVLIISLQGNFLFL from the exons ATGGGCTTTCCCTTCGGAATTCTAATCGCCGGCGCAATTCTGATGTCGGCGGCTGTGGTGCTGTGTAGTTTCCCGGCTGCCCTCAGCCTCGAGAGAGCTTTTCCTAATAGCCTCCGAGTGGAGTTGAGTCAACTCAGAGCTCGGGACAGAGCCAGGCATGGAAGGATGCTTCAGTCCTCTAATGGTATCGTTAATTTACCTGTTCGGGGAACCTTCGATCCGTTCCGCGTTGG GCTCTATTATACAAAACTGCAATTGGGATCTCCTCCGAGAGATTATTATGTGCAGATTGATACCGGAAGTGATGTTCTGTGGGTCAGTTGTGGTTCCTGCAACGGTTGCCCTGAAACAAGTGGACTCCAG ATTGAGCTCAATTTGTTTGATCCTCAAAGCTCATCAACATCACAATTCATTTCTTGTTCGGATCGAAGATGCAGTCTTGGCATTCAATCATCAGATTCGGGTTGTTCCACTCAGAGTAACCAGTGTTCATACACATTCCAGTATGGAGATGGCAGTGGGACATCAGGCTATTATGTATCAGACTTGTTGCACCTTGAGACGATTCTTGAGGGTTCTGTAACACAAAATGCTTCAGCTTCCATTGTCTTTGG GTGTAGCACCTTGCAGACTGGTGATTTGACAAAGTCAGATAGAGCAGTTGATGGGATCTTTGGGTTTGGCCAACAGGGTATGTCTGTCATCTCTCAATTGGCTTCACAAGGAGTAGCACCAAACGTCTTCTCCCACTGCTTGAGGGGAGATGATGGTGGTGGGGGTATATTGGTTATTGGCGAGATTGTGGAACCAAATATAGTCTATAGCCCGCTCGTCCCATCACA GCCTCATTATAATTTGAATCTGCAGAGCATTTCTGTCAATGGGCAAATATTACAAATTGATCCATCAGTGTTTGCAACATCAAGTAATCGAGGAACCATAGTTGATTCTGGTACAACTTTGGCATACCTTGCATCTGAAGCTTATGATCCTTTTATCAGTGCT GTTACTGCTTCTGTTTCACAATCCGTGCACCCTGTTGTTTCAAACGGAAACCAGTGTTATTTAATTACCTCCAG TGTCAGTGATATATTTCCTCAAGTTAGTTTAAACTTTGCTGGTGGCACAGCCATGATTCTGAGACCTCAGGACTACCTTATACAGCAGGGATCTATT AGTGGTGCTGCAAGGTGGTGCATTGGCCTTCAGAAACTTCAAGGTTCAGGAATAACGATTTTAGGAG ACCTTGTGCTAAAAGACAAAATCATTGTTTATGATTTGGGTGGTCAACGAATTGGATGGGCTAACTATGACT GTTCAATGTCCGTTAACGTCTCTGCAACAAGTAGAACTGGAAAAAGTGAATATGTCAATGCAGGACAGATAAGTGACAGCAGTTCATTGCATCTCGATCCCTACGATCTGATACCGGCAAGCATAGTGGCTTTTCTTGTGCTCATCATTTCtctgcaaggaaacttcctgttTTTATAG
- the LOC18772101 gene encoding E3 ubiquitin-protein ligase RNF144A: MSVKETCLICFEDTPIARMFSIGTSHQKYCLSCMKLHVEVNLQSGIVAQCPHKDCKCEVNIKTCKKNLSPKLADVMINRIKESSIPATEKVYCAFLRCSALMSKKEVLQHTKSSFAIVGGRKCMKCHQLFCINCKVPWHYDMN, encoded by the coding sequence ATGAGTGTGAAGGAGACTTGTTTGATTTGCTTCGAAGACACTCCTATTGCTCGAATGTTTTCAATTGGTACTTCCCATCAGAAATATTGCTTGTCTTGTATGAAACTTCATGTGGAAGTAAATTTGCAAAGCGGGATCGTGGCACAATGCCCTCATAAGGACTGTAAATGTGAAGTGAATATTAAAacctgtaaaaaaaatttgtcacCTAAACTTGCCGACGTTATGATCAACCGAATCAAGGAATCTTCTATTCCTGCTACGGAGAAAGTGTACTGTGCATTTCTGAGGTGTTCTGCATTGATGTCCAAAAAGGAGGTCTTGCAACATACGAAGAGTTCTTTTGCTATTGTGGGAGGCAGGAAGTGCATGAAATGCCATCAGTTATTTTGTATCAATTGCAAGGTTCCTTGGCACTATGATATGAACTGA